In the Plasmodium gaboni strain SY75 chromosome 13, whole genome shotgun sequence genome, aaaatcatattatttttttttaattattatttaaatatattatattatatattattttatattttagattgaatattttcatccttttataaattttatattgtattttcatatatatgatgaatgttaaaaaaaaaaaaaaattagtataataaaaaatataatatatttataaaaacatattattgttatatgtataaataaattagtagactttaattttttttttattttttaattaaacactatataaaaaaaaaaatatatatatatatatatatatatatatatatatatatatatatgtataacCACATGTcattagaaaaaaaaaaattattaaattaataaatatatatataatatatatatatttatttatttataacaatattgttatacaacataatattataaatataacattttgaatatttctttttctttctttttttttttttttttttttttttttttttttttaaaatgaGTGATTTTTCAAGGGATATGtcaaataatgaaaattCAAAAAAGATCGCATTGTATTCTATattaatatacaaatatgaTTCATGTAATCAACCGATTTTTTTAACATCGGCACTAGATTTATCTTcatttcctttttttcATAGATCATCATTAAaagaacatatatattttcattcaCGTCTTGTATGTGGAAGAACACAAAAAGGTACACGTGAAGTTATAGAACTCGAATCTGGCATAGGTcatttacatatttatacaaataaagaaaataatattagtGTCTTAGTACTTTCAACTTCTTCATATCCTTTAAGAATTGCATTTTCTCTAATCGATCTAACACATAAATTATTTGCTCAAAAATGTAGAGGTATGTATGAACATGTTCGTCAAGATTTAAAAGAAGGTATGCTAATTCAAAATGAACTTAAcgatttattaaaaaaatatcaaaatCCTTCAGAGGCTGATAAATTGTCAAGAGTACAAAAAGATCTAGACGAAGTAAAGGATGTtatgttaaaaaatattgagGACCTTTTACAAAGAGGAGAAAAGTTAGATGACCTCATGAAGAAAAGTCAGGACCTTTCTAATTCCTCCTACCAATTTTATAggtaaaaataaacaaataaataaataaataaatatatatatatatatatatatatatatatgtatgcgtttatatttttctttttagacaagccaaaaaaaataacCAGTGTTGTAGCCTATACTGAAATTATCCACCTTATTAATCACACAAAGgcaaacaaaaaaaaataattaacatatatatcaaaaatatttacataaaaNNNNNNNNNNNNNNNNNNNNNNNNNNNNNNNNNNNNNNNNNNNNNNNNNNNNNNNNNNNNNNNNNNNNNNNNNNNNNNNNNNNNNNNNNNNNNNNNNNNNNNNNNNNNNNNNNNNNNNNNNNNNNNNNNNNNNNNNNNNNNNNNNNNNNNNNNNNNNNNNNNNNNNNNNNNNNNNNNNNNNNNNNNNNNNNNNNNNNNNNNNNNNNNNNNNNNNNNNNNNNNNNNNNNNNNNNNNNNNNNNNNNNNNNNNNNNNNNNNNNNNNNNNNNNNNNNNNNNNNNNNNNNNNNNNNNNNNNNNNNNNNNNNNNNNNNNNNNNNNNNNNNNNNNNNNNNNNNNNNNNNNNNNNNNNNNNNNNNNNNNNNNNNNNNNNNNNNNNNNNNNNNNNNNNNNNNNNNNNNNNNNNNNNNNNNNNNNNNNNNNNNNNNNNNNNNNNNNNNNNNNNNNNNNNNNNNNNNNNNNNNNNNNNNNNNNNNNNNNNNNNNNNNNNNNNNNNNNNNNNNNNNNNNNNNNNNNNNNNNNNNNNNNNNNNNNNNNNNNNNNNNNNNNNNNNNNNNNNNNNNNNNNNNNNNNNNNNNNNNNNNNNNNNNNNNNNNNNNNNNNNNNNNNNNNNNNNNNNNNNNNNNNNNNNNNNNNNNNNNNNNNNNNNNNNNNNNNNNNNNNNNNNNNNNNNNNNNNNNNNNNNNNNNNNNNNNNNNNNNNNNNNNNNNNNNNNNNNNNNNNNNNNNNNNNNNNNNNNNNNNNNNNNNNNNNNNNNNNNNNNNNNNNNNNNNNNNNNNNNNNNNNNNNNNNNNNNNNNNNNNNNNNNNNNNNNNNNNNNNNNNNNNNNNNNNNNNNNNNNNNNNNNNNNNNNNNNNNNNNNNNNNNNNNNNNNNNNNNNNNNNNNNNNNNNNNNNNNNNNNNNNNNNNNNNNNNNNNNNNNNNNNNNNNNNNNNNNNNNNNNNNNNNNNNNNNNNNNNNNNNNNNNNNNNNNNNNNNNNNNNNNNNNNNNNNNNNNNNNNNNNNNNNNNNNNNNNNNNNNNNNNNNNNNNNNNNNNNNNNNNNNNNNNNNNNNNNNNNNNNNNNNNNNNNNNNNNNNNNNNNNNNNNNNNNNNNNNNNNNNNNNNNNNNNNNNNNNNNNNNNNNNNNNNNNNNNNNNNNNNNNNNNNNNNNNNNNNNNNNNNNNNNNNNNNNNNNNNNNNNNNNNNNNNNNNNNNNNNNNNNNNNNNNNNNNNNNNNNNNNNNNNNNNNNNNNNNNNNNNNNNNNNNNNNNNNNNNNNNNNNNNNNNNNNNNNNNNNNNNNNNNNNNNNNNNNNNNNNNNNNNNNNNNNNNNNNNNNNNNNNNNNNNNNNNNNNNNNNNNNNNNNNNNNNNNNNNNNNNNNNNNNNNNNNNNNNNNNNNNNNNNNNNNNNNNNNNNNNNNNNNNNNNNNNNNNNNNNNNNNNNNNNNNNNNNNNNNNNNNNNNNNNNNNNNNNNNNNNNNNNNNNNNNNNNNNNNNNNNNNNNNNNNNNNNNNNNNNNNNNNNNNNNNNNNNNNNNNNNNNNNNNNNNNNNNNNNNNNNNNNNNNNNNNNNNNNNNNNNNNNNNNNNNNNNNNNNNNNNNNNNNNNNNNNNNNNNNNNNNNNNNNNNNNNNNNNNNNNNNNNNNNNNNNNNNNNNNNNNNNNNNNNNNNNNNNNNNNNNNNNNNNNNNNNNNNNNNNNNNNNNNNNNNNNNNNNNNNNNNNNNNNNNNNNNNNNNNNNNNNNNNNNNNNNNNNNNNNNNNNNNNNNNNNNNNNNNNNNNNNNNNNNNNNNNNNNNNNNNNNNNNNNNNNNNNNNNNNNNNNNNNNNNNNNNNNNNNNNNNNNNNNNNNNNNNNNNNNNNNNNNNNNNNNNNNNNNNNNNNNNNNNNNNNNNNNNNNNNNNNNNNNNNNNNNNNNNNNNNNNNNNNNNNNNNtaattttttttttttttttttttttttttttttttttacttttttaaatttttttttttttttgaaatatttttttttattaaattttttttttttttatattttttatatttttttatttttttatttttttatttttttattttttttcatatttgtataaaaccatcttttaaaaataataaaaaaaaaaaaaaaaaaggaccttttaattcatttttgtTACAAATACACCATTTGGCATATATcatacataaaaaaaaaaattaaattaaattaaattaaatattaagTTATATTCTCAAAAAATAGacataaaatttttatttattctatttttttcttcaaaaaaatacatatatttatatataacgTTTTCAAATTTTATTTCTGTTAATGAGTTTTAAACAAGAGATGGTTCATTCATAAAAATGGTATCTTGCATAtctatataaaaaaaggaaagaaatataaacacatatatatatatatatatatatgtatgtatattcataaacattttaatttacTTATAGATTTCATTTTATCCTTGTTTTTTGTACTTACCAGAGTGAATATCAAAAGTATTTAAAACTTCATCAAACACAAAAAACGTTCcacatattaataatatactaTTGTCTTTGCAGCATTCAAGAAATGCATTTTTGATTATTAGTGGTATGCAACctttaaaagaaataaacaaaaaaagtaatgaataaatataaacaagTGTAACTTTATgtaaatacatatatatatatatatatataaaatcattgaatatatttatattgtttcatttttctttctcATGTTTACCTCTTTTGTATAACTTAAGGGCATCTTCTTCATTAATATTTCCTTGTTTCTCATGAACTAACCAGTTTCCAACCTTTTTAGAGCTACTNNNNNNNNNNNNNNNNNNNNNNNNNNNNNNNNNNNNNNNNNNNNNNNNNNNNNNNNNNNNNNNNNNNNNNNNNNNNNNNaaaaagagaaaaaaaaaaaaaaaaaaaaaaaaaactaaatatatatatatatatatatatatatatacatacaaatatacatagcatatatatatattttttttttgtcatACCTTTAAGGTGTCGCCAAATTGAGCTATGAACGGATGGAATACACTCAAGTTTCTCGGCTTTGTTATAGATATACATACCCTTATATTTTGTCCcttatgaaaataattaatatcAGTACACAATCTATCTATTGCAGTTTCATTGTGACCTACATCTAAAATAACAGCACGAGGATATTGTTCATTGTGTTCTAAATTATCTGGTGAGaacattttctttatatattgtatcTGCTCAGTAGCTAAATATTGTATTCTTAAAGGTGGTTTAATTGGTATAATAGATTTTAAAAAGTaatctatatttatatttaatatttctaaGGCGCGCAATGCTATTCTTGaattttcttcattatatCTTTCTCCTCTTGGTTCAGGCACTACTGTATGTATAGTACAATTTAATTCTTTTGCCTTATCAAAgacatttttatatatagcTACTGATGGTCCTATTACAACATTAGAAtcctttttaaaaattccAATTTTTTCATTACATATAATAGGCAAATTATCACctaatatatttaaatgatcATATCCTATCGAAGTAATTACAATAACTTCTGGTTTGGTTAATATATTCGTTGCATCTAAGCGCCCTCCAATTCCTGTTTCTATTATAGCATAATCTACCcttttatttaaaaagtGTAAAAATGCAACCAACGTAATAATTTCAAAAAAAGATggatttatatataatttttttgcTTTATTTAATACTTCGTTTACTAAATGTATTAACTCTTTTTCACTTATAGGTTCATCGTTTACTATTATTCTTTCTCTCaaagaaaatatatgaGGTGATGAAAAAAGACCCAccttatatttttttaatttaagacatgtatatattttataacataCAGACCCTTTCCCATTTGTCCCTGCAACATGAAtagttttatatttatcacAAGGGTGACCAAAAGATTCATTCAATTTTTTGGGGTTATCAAGTCCTAATTTTAGGGCATgtgttttatataataattctaaGCACTCACTGTAAGATTTTATTTCTctcttattatttattttatgtaataCGTCACTCATAACATGctcatcatttttatcaatggaattatttatattatttttatcataatttccacttttttcattcatatggtttatatcatttgtgttacttttatcattttgatttttttccattttgctcttttttaattaaaattatgaaCTGTTCAGGCAAATATTGTACTAcctcaaaaaaaaaaaaaaaaaaaaaaaaaattgtttaTTATGTTAAAGGTATTATATGTTGCCCTAAgttgttttcttttttttttttcaatatatttataaatatattgtaatttttttttttttttttagctagccaaaaaatattaatatatatatatatatatatatatatatttaataatttttttgaaagaatatatatgaacaaaaatttatatatggGTGTGATATTATAATAGGGGCGATTTAATTTTTGAGAATAAAAAcaaagaaattatatataatatataatatattataagtataataaatatttacagtgctttttcttttttttaaaaacttaaaatgttatatatatatatatatatatatatatatattaatatattttgatatttcataattatcatattttctcatttataaagtatataatgatattttttatgttacccaataatatataccataatgataataaaaaaaataaactaccatatatatacctttttttacgaaataataaaagatattatGTTATTTATGAGTTCAAAACAAATCAATgacaataaaatatttttaataatatatagtttcctttttaatacataaatatttgttatCAAAAAGTGGAAGGGTATATAAACAAATgattctttttaaaaacttGGAAAATATTAACTTTTAACAACGcatatgaaataaatatttatttgttaaGGTGGTAAAGCGTGTTTgtaaacatataaatatgataatatttaaataaatgatacaacagaaaaaatatattatatatatatatatatatatatataataacattttgataggaatcaaaaaaataaaataattttctttttttttttttttttagtgcagaagaataatttttaaggaaatatatatacaattgtaaaaaccaaaaaaaaaacagtCAATTTTTCATTTCAGTGACATTTAAAAGTGTACACattcttataataattataagaaaagtatataaaaattttttatttaattatcctatattaatataatatatatatatatatatataaatccccttgtacttttttttataaacgtaactaaaaaaaaaaaaaaaaaaaaaaagtacaattaatttataagttttaaataattttatcaaaaaatatatatcatatacatatttatataataaactTAGAGacacataatattatttatgaaaatatacaaatgataaaatatttattgtataattgaatattataaaaatatatataatatatatatatatttatttttttttcttttccatgttcttttataaagctcttcaataaaaatattagatacatattattattatatatattataagttcttcaataaaaatattacatatatatatagtattttttctttgtttttttataatatcttcaagaaaaatattatagatACATAGTTATCTCATTATTTATCTatttgttaat is a window encoding:
- a CDS encoding dihydrofolate synthase/folylpolyglutamate synthase (part of same gene as PGSY75_1324800A~gap found within coding sequence) → SSSKKVGNWLVHEKQGNINEEDALKLYKRGCIPLIIKNAFLECCKDNSILLICGTFFVFDEVLNTFDIHSDMQDTIFMNEPSLV
- a CDS encoding dihydrofolate synthase/folylpolyglutamate synthase (part of same gene as PGSY75_1324800B~gap found within coding sequence), whose amino-acid sequence is MEKNQNDKSNTNDINHMNEKSGNYDKNNINNSIDKNDEHVMSDVLHKINNKREIKSYSECLELLYKTHALKLGLDNPKKLNESFGHPCDKYKTIHVAGTNGKGSVCYKIYTCLKLKKYKVGLFSSPHIFSLRERIIVNDEPISEKELIHLVNEVLNKAKKLYINPSFFEIITLVAFLHFLNKRVDYAIIETGIGGRLDATNILTKPEVIVITSIGYDHLNILGDNLPIICNEKIGIFKKDSNVVIGPSVAIYKNVFDKAKELNCTIHTVVPEPRGERYNEENSRIALRALEILNINIDYFLKSIIPIKPPLRIQYLATEQIQYIKKMFSPDNLEHNEQYPRAVILDVGHNETAIDRLCTDINYFHKGQNIRVCISITKPRNLSVFHPFIAQFGDTLK
- a CDS encoding putative SNARE protein, with translation MSDFSRDMSNNENSKKIALYSILIYKYDSCNQPIFLTSALDLSSFPFFHRSSLKEHIYFHSRLVCGRTQKGTREVIELESGIGHLHIYTNKENNISVLVLSTSSYPLRIAFSLIDLTHKLFAQKCRGMYEHVRQDLKEGMLIQNELNDLLKKYQNPSEADKLSRVQKDLDEVKDVMLKNIEDLLQRGEKLDDLMKKSQDLSNSSYQFYRQAKKNNQCCSLY